A genomic region of Drosophila kikkawai strain 14028-0561.14 chromosome X, DkikHiC1v2, whole genome shotgun sequence contains the following coding sequences:
- the sol gene encoding calpain-D isoform X3: MWTCIKCSYAYNRLWLQTCEMCEAKVEQQQQQQQAETPRDEPWTCKKCTLVNYSTAMACVVCGGSKLKSISSIEDMTLRKGEFWTCSHCTLKNSLHSPVCSACKSLRQPQLSMAMEAVRERPDGQSYEEQDASAAPGGSSGGVEVKTPTSLNLPLPPVSLPMPLLQIPAASAPGHRGSRSPSPRMQQQQQLPPLQQQQQLQQRSSSGAIPKRHSTGGSIVPRNISIAGLASYNIQQGQGVASASVAVAGVGPTASSSSSSSTAKKWQCPACTYENCAASVVCDICSSPRGLATAVLGEALARKSIRVALTPADIRQESKLMENLRQLEETEALTKWQNIIQYCRDNNELFVDDSFPPAPKSLYYNPAGGAAEGNPVVQWRRPHEINCDGGAYPPWAVFRTPLPSDICQGVLGNCWLLSALAVLAEREDLVKEVLVTKEICGQGAYQVRLCKDGKWTTVLVDDLLPCDKRGHLVYSQAKRKQLWVPLIEKAVAKIHGCYEALVSGRAIEGLATLTGAPCESIPLQASSLPMPSEDELDKDLIWAQLLSSRCVRFLMGASCGGGNMKVDEEEYQQKGLRPRHAYSVLDVKDIQGHRLLKLRNPWGHYSWRGDWSDDSSLWTDDLRDALMPHGASEGVFWISFEDVLNYFDCIDICKVRSGWNEVRLQGTLQPLCSISCVLLTVLEPTEAEFTLFQEGQRNSEKSQRSQLDLCVVIFRTRSPAAPEIGRLVEHSKRQVRGFVGCHKMLERDIYLLVCLAFNHWHTGIEDPHQYPQCILAIHSSKRLLVEQISPSPHLLADAIISLTLTKGQRHEGREGMTAYYLTKGWAGLVVMVENRHENKWIHVKCDCQESYNVVSTRGELKTVDSVPPLQRQVIIVLTQLEGSGGFSIAHRLTHRLANSRGLHDWGPPGATHCPPIENVHGLHAPRLIT, from the exons ATGTGGACATGCATCAAATGTTCCTATGCCTACAATCGACTCTGGCTGCAGACGTGCGAGATGTGCGAGGCCAaggtggagcagcagcagcagcagcagcaggcag AAACACCCCGCGACGAGCCGTGGACGTGCAAAAAGTGCACACTGGTCAACTACTCAACGGCCATGGCCTGTGTTGTCTGCGGCGGATCCAAGCTGAAGAGCATCTCCTCCATTGAGGACATGACGCTGCGCAAGGGCGAGTTTTGGACCTGCAGCCACTGTACCCTTAAGAACTCGCTCCATTCGCCGGTGTGCAGTGCCTGCAAGTCACTCCGCCAGCCGCAGCTATCCATGGCCATGGAGGCAGTACGTGAACGCCCAGATGGTCAGTCATACGAGGAGCAGGATGCCAGTGCAGCTCCTggaggctcaagtggcggtgtCGAGGTGAAAACCCCCACATCTCTGAATCTTCCTTTGCCACCTGTTTCGCTGCCTATGCCCTTGCTGCAGATACCAGCGGCTTCGGCGCCAGGACATCGTGGCTCGCGCAGTCCCTCGCCCaggatgcagcagcagcagcagctgccgccgctccagcaacagcaacagctgcagcagcgcaGCTCCTCGGGTGCCATACCCAAGCGTCATAGCACCGGCGGATCCATTGTGCCCAGGAATATCTCCATTGCCGGCCTGGCCAGCTACAATATTCAGCAGGGTCAAGGTGTGGCCTCCGCCTCGGTGGCCGTTGCAGGAGTTGGCCCAACCGCcagctccagttccagttccagcaCTGCCAAAAAGTGGCAATGTCCGGCATGCACGTACGAGAACTGTGCCGCTTCCGTTGTCTGTGACATCTGCTCCAGTCCGCGTGGCTTGGCCACCGCTGTCTTGGGTGAAGCCCTGGCCAGAAAATCGATACGCGTGGCCCTCACACCGGCGGACATTCGGCAGGAGAGCAAGCTAATGGAGAATCTGcgccagctggaggagacCGAGGCGCTGACCAAGTGGCAGAACATCATCCAGTATTGTCGTGACAACAATGAGCTCTTTGTCGACGACTCATTTCCGCCGGCCCCGAAGAGCCTCTACTACAATCCGGCTGGGGGAGCCGCCGAGGGTAATCCCGTGGTGCAATGGCGTCGTCCGCACGAGATCAATTGCGATGGCGGTGCGTATCCGCCGTGGGCGGTCTTTCGAACGCCCCTGCCCTCGGATATTTGCCAGGGCGTCCTTGGGAACTGTTGGCTGCTCAGCGCTTTGGCCGTGCTGGCGGAACGGGAGGATCTCGTGAAGGAGGTGCTGGTCACCAAGGAGATATGTGGCCAGGGGGCGTACCAGGTGCGCCTCTGCAAGGACGGCAAATGGACGACGGTGCTGGTCGATGATCTGCTGCCGTGCGACAAGCGCGGTCATCTTGTCTACTCGCAGGCCAAGCGCAAGCAGCTGTGGGTGCCGCTGATCGAGAAGGCGGTGGCCAAGATCCATGGCTGCTACGAAGCTCTCGTATCGGGGCGAGCGATCGAGGGACTGGCCACGCTGACGGGAGCGCCCTGCGAGAGCATACCGCTGCAGGCGAGCAGCCTGCCCATGCCCAGCGAGGATGAGCTGGACAAGGACCTGATCTGGGCCCAGCTGCTAAGTTCGCGCTGTGTGCGATTCCTCATGGGCGCCAGCTGCGGTGGCGGTAACATGAAG GTGGATGAGGAGGAGTACCAGCAGAAGGGATTGAGGCCACGACACGCCTACTCCGTGCTGGACGTAAAGGACATCCAGGGCCATCGGCTACTGAAGCTGCGCAACCCATGGGGCCATTATTCGTGGCGCGGCGATTGGTCGGATGACTCCTCGCTGTGGACCGATGATCTGCGCGATGCTTTAATGCCGCACGGCGCCAGCGAGGGCGTCTTCTGGATCTCGTTTGAGGATGTCCTAAACTACTTTGACTGCATAGATATCTGCAAGGTGCGTTCCGGCTGGAACGAGGTCCGGCTGCAGGGCACACTCCAGCCGCTGTGCTCCATTTCGTGTGTACTGCTCACCGTCCTGGAGCCAACGGAGGCGGAGTTTACGCTTTTTCAGGAGGGGCAGCGCAATTCAGAGAAATCGCAGCGATCGCAGCTGGACCTGTGCGTTGTGATATTTCGCACCAGATCACCGGCAGCGCCGGAAATAGGTCGTTTGGTGGAGCATAGTAAGCGGCAG GTTCGCGGCTTCGTTGGCTGCCACAAGATGCTGGAGCGTGACATCTATCTGCTCGTCTGCCTGGCCTTCAACCACTGGCACACGGGCATCGAGGATCCGCACCAGTATCCGCAGTGCATCTTGGCTATCCACAGCTCCAAGCGCCTGCTTGTCGAGCAGATCAGCCCCTCGCCGCACCTCCTGGCTGATGCCATCATCAGCCTAACCCTGACCAAGGGACAGCGGCATGAGGGGCGCGAGGGCATGACTGCCTATTACCTGACCAAG GGCTGGGCAGGTCTGGTTGTGATGGTGGAGAACCGGCACGAGAACAAGTGGATTCACGTCAAGTGCGACTGCCAGGAGAGCTACAATGTGGTGTCCACGCGCGGCGAACTTAAGACGGTGGACTCGGTGCCTCCGCTTCAAAG ACAAGTGATCATTGTGCTGACGCAGCTGGAGGGCAGCGGTGGCTTTAGCATTGCCCACCGGCTGACCCATCGACTGGCCAATTCGCGCGGCCTCCATGATTGGGGGCCGCCGGGAGCTACGCACTGCCCGCCCATCGAGAATGTCCATGGTCTGCATGCGCCGCGGCTGATCACCTAG
- the sol gene encoding calpain-D isoform X2, with protein MGTISSVLQWSCTKCNTINPTESLKCFNCGTVRKVFPNPIQQHQTQQQRRIAGGGGGAGGVAGTGAWPADGVEQSADKDKGKAVASTHEPPGGSGRLIVASATAAAGAAAGLRQDNKGSNGSRSKMWTCIKCSYAYNRLWLQTCEMCEAKVEQQQQQQQAETPRDEPWTCKKCTLVNYSTAMACVVCGGSKLKSISSIEDMTLRKGEFWTCSHCTLKNSLHSPVCSACKSLRQPQLSMAMEAVRERPDGQSYEEQDASAAPGGSSGGVEVKTPTSLNLPLPPVSLPMPLLQIPAASAPGHRGSRSPSPRMQQQQQLPPLQQQQQLQQRSSSGAIPKRHSTGGSIVPRNISIAGLASYNIQQGQGVASASVAVAGVGPTASSSSSSSTAKKWQCPACTYENCAASVVCDICSSPRGLATAVLGEALARKSIRVALTPADIRQESKLMENLRQLEETEALTKWQNIIQYCRDNNELFVDDSFPPAPKSLYYNPAGGAAEGNPVVQWRRPHEINCDGGAYPPWAVFRTPLPSDICQGVLGNCWLLSALAVLAEREDLVKEVLVTKEICGQGAYQVRLCKDGKWTTVLVDDLLPCDKRGHLVYSQAKRKQLWVPLIEKAVAKIHGCYEALVSGRAIEGLATLTGAPCESIPLQASSLPMPSEDELDKDLIWAQLLSSRCVRFLMGASCGGGNMKVDEEEYQQKGLRPRHAYSVLDVKDIQGHRLLKLRNPWGHYSWRGDWSDDSSLWTDDLRDALMPHGASEGVFWISFEDVLNYFDCIDICKVRSGWNEVRLQGTLQPLCSISCVLLTVLEPTEAEFTLFQEGQRNSEKSQRSQLDLCVVIFRTRSPAAPEIGRLVEHSKRQVRGFVGCHKMLERDIYLLVCLAFNHWHTGIEDPHQYPQCILAIHSSKRLLVEQISPSPHLLADAIISLTLTKGQRHEGREGMTAYYLTKGWAGLVVMVENRHENKWIHVKCDCQESYNVVSTRGELKTVDSVPPLQRQVIIVLTQLEGSGGFSIAHRLTHRLANSRGLHDWGPPGATHCPPIENVHGLHAPRLIT; from the exons ATGGGCACCATCTCATCCGTGCTGCAGTGGTCGTGCACCAAGTGCAACACGATCAATCCCACGGAATCGCTCAAGTGCTTCAACTGTGGCACCGTGCGCAAGGTCTTCCCCAATCCTATTCAGCAGCATcagacgcagcagcagcggcgaatagcaggaggaggaggaggagcaggaggagttGCTGGAACTGGAGCCTGGCCAGCTGATGGAGTCGAGCAGTCGGCGGATAAGGATAAGGGCAAGGCGGTTGCCAG CACGCATGAGCCACCAGGGGGCAGCGGTCGCCTGATAGTTGCCAgcgccacagcagcagccggagcagcagctggccTTCGTCAGGACAATAAAGGCAGCAACGGCAGCCGCAGCAAGATGTGGACATGCATCAAATGTTCCTATGCCTACAATCGACTCTGGCTGCAGACGTGCGAGATGTGCGAGGCCAaggtggagcagcagcagcagcagcagcaggcag AAACACCCCGCGACGAGCCGTGGACGTGCAAAAAGTGCACACTGGTCAACTACTCAACGGCCATGGCCTGTGTTGTCTGCGGCGGATCCAAGCTGAAGAGCATCTCCTCCATTGAGGACATGACGCTGCGCAAGGGCGAGTTTTGGACCTGCAGCCACTGTACCCTTAAGAACTCGCTCCATTCGCCGGTGTGCAGTGCCTGCAAGTCACTCCGCCAGCCGCAGCTATCCATGGCCATGGAGGCAGTACGTGAACGCCCAGATGGTCAGTCATACGAGGAGCAGGATGCCAGTGCAGCTCCTggaggctcaagtggcggtgtCGAGGTGAAAACCCCCACATCTCTGAATCTTCCTTTGCCACCTGTTTCGCTGCCTATGCCCTTGCTGCAGATACCAGCGGCTTCGGCGCCAGGACATCGTGGCTCGCGCAGTCCCTCGCCCaggatgcagcagcagcagcagctgccgccgctccagcaacagcaacagctgcagcagcgcaGCTCCTCGGGTGCCATACCCAAGCGTCATAGCACCGGCGGATCCATTGTGCCCAGGAATATCTCCATTGCCGGCCTGGCCAGCTACAATATTCAGCAGGGTCAAGGTGTGGCCTCCGCCTCGGTGGCCGTTGCAGGAGTTGGCCCAACCGCcagctccagttccagttccagcaCTGCCAAAAAGTGGCAATGTCCGGCATGCACGTACGAGAACTGTGCCGCTTCCGTTGTCTGTGACATCTGCTCCAGTCCGCGTGGCTTGGCCACCGCTGTCTTGGGTGAAGCCCTGGCCAGAAAATCGATACGCGTGGCCCTCACACCGGCGGACATTCGGCAGGAGAGCAAGCTAATGGAGAATCTGcgccagctggaggagacCGAGGCGCTGACCAAGTGGCAGAACATCATCCAGTATTGTCGTGACAACAATGAGCTCTTTGTCGACGACTCATTTCCGCCGGCCCCGAAGAGCCTCTACTACAATCCGGCTGGGGGAGCCGCCGAGGGTAATCCCGTGGTGCAATGGCGTCGTCCGCACGAGATCAATTGCGATGGCGGTGCGTATCCGCCGTGGGCGGTCTTTCGAACGCCCCTGCCCTCGGATATTTGCCAGGGCGTCCTTGGGAACTGTTGGCTGCTCAGCGCTTTGGCCGTGCTGGCGGAACGGGAGGATCTCGTGAAGGAGGTGCTGGTCACCAAGGAGATATGTGGCCAGGGGGCGTACCAGGTGCGCCTCTGCAAGGACGGCAAATGGACGACGGTGCTGGTCGATGATCTGCTGCCGTGCGACAAGCGCGGTCATCTTGTCTACTCGCAGGCCAAGCGCAAGCAGCTGTGGGTGCCGCTGATCGAGAAGGCGGTGGCCAAGATCCATGGCTGCTACGAAGCTCTCGTATCGGGGCGAGCGATCGAGGGACTGGCCACGCTGACGGGAGCGCCCTGCGAGAGCATACCGCTGCAGGCGAGCAGCCTGCCCATGCCCAGCGAGGATGAGCTGGACAAGGACCTGATCTGGGCCCAGCTGCTAAGTTCGCGCTGTGTGCGATTCCTCATGGGCGCCAGCTGCGGTGGCGGTAACATGAAG GTGGATGAGGAGGAGTACCAGCAGAAGGGATTGAGGCCACGACACGCCTACTCCGTGCTGGACGTAAAGGACATCCAGGGCCATCGGCTACTGAAGCTGCGCAACCCATGGGGCCATTATTCGTGGCGCGGCGATTGGTCGGATGACTCCTCGCTGTGGACCGATGATCTGCGCGATGCTTTAATGCCGCACGGCGCCAGCGAGGGCGTCTTCTGGATCTCGTTTGAGGATGTCCTAAACTACTTTGACTGCATAGATATCTGCAAGGTGCGTTCCGGCTGGAACGAGGTCCGGCTGCAGGGCACACTCCAGCCGCTGTGCTCCATTTCGTGTGTACTGCTCACCGTCCTGGAGCCAACGGAGGCGGAGTTTACGCTTTTTCAGGAGGGGCAGCGCAATTCAGAGAAATCGCAGCGATCGCAGCTGGACCTGTGCGTTGTGATATTTCGCACCAGATCACCGGCAGCGCCGGAAATAGGTCGTTTGGTGGAGCATAGTAAGCGGCAG GTTCGCGGCTTCGTTGGCTGCCACAAGATGCTGGAGCGTGACATCTATCTGCTCGTCTGCCTGGCCTTCAACCACTGGCACACGGGCATCGAGGATCCGCACCAGTATCCGCAGTGCATCTTGGCTATCCACAGCTCCAAGCGCCTGCTTGTCGAGCAGATCAGCCCCTCGCCGCACCTCCTGGCTGATGCCATCATCAGCCTAACCCTGACCAAGGGACAGCGGCATGAGGGGCGCGAGGGCATGACTGCCTATTACCTGACCAAG GGCTGGGCAGGTCTGGTTGTGATGGTGGAGAACCGGCACGAGAACAAGTGGATTCACGTCAAGTGCGACTGCCAGGAGAGCTACAATGTGGTGTCCACGCGCGGCGAACTTAAGACGGTGGACTCGGTGCCTCCGCTTCAAAG ACAAGTGATCATTGTGCTGACGCAGCTGGAGGGCAGCGGTGGCTTTAGCATTGCCCACCGGCTGACCCATCGACTGGCCAATTCGCGCGGCCTCCATGATTGGGGGCCGCCGGGAGCTACGCACTGCCCGCCCATCGAGAATGTCCATGGTCTGCATGCGCCGCGGCTGATCACCTAG
- the sol gene encoding calpain-D isoform X1: protein MGTISSVLQWSCTKCNTINPTESLKCFNCGTVRKVFPNPIQQHQTQQQRRIAGGGGGAGGVAGTGAWPADGVEQSADKDKGKAVARSEYKHVYKSLLRGCLKRPQRNSQNLPANCVDCEDTRKYIKSSIELYRHFSNPALNRRWVCHACTTDNSSVTWHCLICDTVSYLAPIYKDGISGGGGGGGGGDRGQELAGSLGNRGELLADSHHHHQQQLHQLHHHNHQEEEEQHPSSHPPQLQSHSQHSHKRLLKSSSRSGSGSGSGSGSGSGSGLAASGGLRRTQSLSTAIDKSASGRSCHICYANNQSKDIFNLPQVKPSPQLTTGTPPIVAACSNSRFAIANDTFCRRKQNNNNKNQNHKVVRESGAKRKYNFTITTLSRSATKDAPHNPAKPQRQPLNLHQQLQQKHQTQNQSQNQSQNQNQGQGQGQQLQRKVQREPAAVSMNPSQFTIPRNGVFIAVNEWSEPAAASSSSSSSHHHHHSNCINNNNNNNISSSSSSSNNTSNGNSNKLYENECVALAQQQLRAAASQAAQAAATAVAIASSDNPVSVPIYAQVNKQHKLKKKQQQQQISASNECTQANNNGSSGGETSDLTNSESMTRLAASTDGSGGASGEASESELQIEEHSIYAKVWKGPRKATESKITHEPPGGSGRLIVASATAAAGAAAGLRQDNKGSNGSRSKMWTCIKCSYAYNRLWLQTCEMCEAKVEQQQQQQQAETPRDEPWTCKKCTLVNYSTAMACVVCGGSKLKSISSIEDMTLRKGEFWTCSHCTLKNSLHSPVCSACKSLRQPQLSMAMEAVRERPDGQSYEEQDASAAPGGSSGGVEVKTPTSLNLPLPPVSLPMPLLQIPAASAPGHRGSRSPSPRMQQQQQLPPLQQQQQLQQRSSSGAIPKRHSTGGSIVPRNISIAGLASYNIQQGQGVASASVAVAGVGPTASSSSSSSTAKKWQCPACTYENCAASVVCDICSSPRGLATAVLGEALARKSIRVALTPADIRQESKLMENLRQLEETEALTKWQNIIQYCRDNNELFVDDSFPPAPKSLYYNPAGGAAEGNPVVQWRRPHEINCDGGAYPPWAVFRTPLPSDICQGVLGNCWLLSALAVLAEREDLVKEVLVTKEICGQGAYQVRLCKDGKWTTVLVDDLLPCDKRGHLVYSQAKRKQLWVPLIEKAVAKIHGCYEALVSGRAIEGLATLTGAPCESIPLQASSLPMPSEDELDKDLIWAQLLSSRCVRFLMGASCGGGNMKVDEEEYQQKGLRPRHAYSVLDVKDIQGHRLLKLRNPWGHYSWRGDWSDDSSLWTDDLRDALMPHGASEGVFWISFEDVLNYFDCIDICKVRSGWNEVRLQGTLQPLCSISCVLLTVLEPTEAEFTLFQEGQRNSEKSQRSQLDLCVVIFRTRSPAAPEIGRLVEHSKRQVRGFVGCHKMLERDIYLLVCLAFNHWHTGIEDPHQYPQCILAIHSSKRLLVEQISPSPHLLADAIISLTLTKGQRHEGREGMTAYYLTKGWAGLVVMVENRHENKWIHVKCDCQESYNVVSTRGELKTVDSVPPLQRQVIIVLTQLEGSGGFSIAHRLTHRLANSRGLHDWGPPGATHCPPIENVHGLHAPRLIT, encoded by the exons ATGGGCACCATCTCATCCGTGCTGCAGTGGTCGTGCACCAAGTGCAACACGATCAATCCCACGGAATCGCTCAAGTGCTTCAACTGTGGCACCGTGCGCAAGGTCTTCCCCAATCCTATTCAGCAGCATcagacgcagcagcagcggcgaatagcaggaggaggaggaggagcaggaggagttGCTGGAACTGGAGCCTGGCCAGCTGATGGAGTCGAGCAGTCGGCGGATAAGGATAAGGGCAAGGCGGTTGCCAG GAGCGAGTACAAGCATGTGTACAAGTCGCTGCTGCGCGGATGCCTGAAGCGGCCGCAAAGGAACAGCCAGAACCTGCCCGCCAACTGTGTGGATTGCGAGGATACGCGCAAGTACATCAAGAGCTCCATCGAGCTCTATCGCCACTTCTCCAATCCGGCACTGAACCGGCGTTGGGTCTGCCACGCCTGCACCACCGACAACAGCTCCGTCACCTGGCATTGTCTCATCTGTGACACGGTTAGCTATCTGGCGCCCATCTACAAGGACGGCATtagtggtggcggcggcggtggcggggGAGGTGATCGGGGCCAGGAGCTAGCCGGCAGTTTGGGCAATCGGGGCGAGCTGCTGGCGGATAGCCATCAtcaccaccagcaacaactGCATCAGCTGCACCATCACAATcaccaggaggaggaggaacagcATCCCAGCTCGCATCCGCCCCAGCTACAGTCACATTCCCAGCACTCGCACAAGCGACTGctgaaaagcagcagcagatcgggatcgggatcgggatcgggatctgGCTCCGGCTCAGGTTCAGGATTGGCGGCATCGGGTGGACTAAGACGCACCCAAAGCCTAAGCACTGCTATCGATAAGAGCGCCTCCGGGCGCAGCTGTCACATCTGTTATGCGAATAACCAGAGCAAGGACATCTTCAACCTGCCGCAGGTTAAGCCATCGCCACAGCTGACGACAG GCACTCCACCCATCGTGGCCGCTTGCAGCAACTCCCGGTTCGCCATCGCCAACGATACGTTTTGCCGGCGCAagcagaacaacaacaataagaacCAGAACCACAAGGTGGTGCGCGAGAGCGGGGCCAAGCGGAAGTACAACTTCACCATTACCACGCTCTCGCGCTCAGCGACCAAGGATGCACCACACAATCCGGCGAAGCCCCAGCGCCAGCCCCTGAATCTCcatcagcagctgcagcagaagCATCAAACCCAAAACCAGAGCCAGAATCAGAGCCAGAACCAGAACCAAGGCCAGGGCCAGGGTCAGCAGCTGCAGCGGAAAGTGCAGCGAGAGCCAGCAGCAGTGAGTATGAATCCATCGCAGTTCACCATTCCGCGGAACGGCGTCTTCATAGCCGTCAATGAGTGGTCGGAGCCAGCGGCAGCcagctccagttccagttcgagtcatcatcatcaccatagCAACtgcatcaacaacaacaacaacaacaacatcagcagcagtagcagcagcagcaacaataccAGCAACGGAAACAGCAACAAGTTGTATGAGAACGAGTGCGTAGCTTtggcccagcagcagctgagagCAGCTGCTTCCCAGGCAGCCCAGGCAGCTGCCACGGCGGTGGCCATTGCCAGTTCGGATAACCCAGTTTCAGTGCCCATTTACGCGCAAGTCAACAAGCAGCACAAGCTCaagaagaagcagcaacaacaacagatcAGCGCCAGCAACGAATGTACGCAGGCGAACAACAATGGCAGCAGCGGAGGAGAGACCAGTGATCTCACCAACAGCGAATCCATGACCAGGCTAGCAGCCAGCACCGATGGCAGTGGCGGTGCCAGCGGCGAGGCCAGCGAGTCTGAGCTGCAGATTGAAGAGCATTCTATCTACGCCAAGGTGTGGAAGGGACCACGCAAGGCGACCGAATCGAAAAT CACGCATGAGCCACCAGGGGGCAGCGGTCGCCTGATAGTTGCCAgcgccacagcagcagccggagcagcagctggccTTCGTCAGGACAATAAAGGCAGCAACGGCAGCCGCAGCAAGATGTGGACATGCATCAAATGTTCCTATGCCTACAATCGACTCTGGCTGCAGACGTGCGAGATGTGCGAGGCCAaggtggagcagcagcagcagcagcagcaggcag AAACACCCCGCGACGAGCCGTGGACGTGCAAAAAGTGCACACTGGTCAACTACTCAACGGCCATGGCCTGTGTTGTCTGCGGCGGATCCAAGCTGAAGAGCATCTCCTCCATTGAGGACATGACGCTGCGCAAGGGCGAGTTTTGGACCTGCAGCCACTGTACCCTTAAGAACTCGCTCCATTCGCCGGTGTGCAGTGCCTGCAAGTCACTCCGCCAGCCGCAGCTATCCATGGCCATGGAGGCAGTACGTGAACGCCCAGATGGTCAGTCATACGAGGAGCAGGATGCCAGTGCAGCTCCTggaggctcaagtggcggtgtCGAGGTGAAAACCCCCACATCTCTGAATCTTCCTTTGCCACCTGTTTCGCTGCCTATGCCCTTGCTGCAGATACCAGCGGCTTCGGCGCCAGGACATCGTGGCTCGCGCAGTCCCTCGCCCaggatgcagcagcagcagcagctgccgccgctccagcaacagcaacagctgcagcagcgcaGCTCCTCGGGTGCCATACCCAAGCGTCATAGCACCGGCGGATCCATTGTGCCCAGGAATATCTCCATTGCCGGCCTGGCCAGCTACAATATTCAGCAGGGTCAAGGTGTGGCCTCCGCCTCGGTGGCCGTTGCAGGAGTTGGCCCAACCGCcagctccagttccagttccagcaCTGCCAAAAAGTGGCAATGTCCGGCATGCACGTACGAGAACTGTGCCGCTTCCGTTGTCTGTGACATCTGCTCCAGTCCGCGTGGCTTGGCCACCGCTGTCTTGGGTGAAGCCCTGGCCAGAAAATCGATACGCGTGGCCCTCACACCGGCGGACATTCGGCAGGAGAGCAAGCTAATGGAGAATCTGcgccagctggaggagacCGAGGCGCTGACCAAGTGGCAGAACATCATCCAGTATTGTCGTGACAACAATGAGCTCTTTGTCGACGACTCATTTCCGCCGGCCCCGAAGAGCCTCTACTACAATCCGGCTGGGGGAGCCGCCGAGGGTAATCCCGTGGTGCAATGGCGTCGTCCGCACGAGATCAATTGCGATGGCGGTGCGTATCCGCCGTGGGCGGTCTTTCGAACGCCCCTGCCCTCGGATATTTGCCAGGGCGTCCTTGGGAACTGTTGGCTGCTCAGCGCTTTGGCCGTGCTGGCGGAACGGGAGGATCTCGTGAAGGAGGTGCTGGTCACCAAGGAGATATGTGGCCAGGGGGCGTACCAGGTGCGCCTCTGCAAGGACGGCAAATGGACGACGGTGCTGGTCGATGATCTGCTGCCGTGCGACAAGCGCGGTCATCTTGTCTACTCGCAGGCCAAGCGCAAGCAGCTGTGGGTGCCGCTGATCGAGAAGGCGGTGGCCAAGATCCATGGCTGCTACGAAGCTCTCGTATCGGGGCGAGCGATCGAGGGACTGGCCACGCTGACGGGAGCGCCCTGCGAGAGCATACCGCTGCAGGCGAGCAGCCTGCCCATGCCCAGCGAGGATGAGCTGGACAAGGACCTGATCTGGGCCCAGCTGCTAAGTTCGCGCTGTGTGCGATTCCTCATGGGCGCCAGCTGCGGTGGCGGTAACATGAAG GTGGATGAGGAGGAGTACCAGCAGAAGGGATTGAGGCCACGACACGCCTACTCCGTGCTGGACGTAAAGGACATCCAGGGCCATCGGCTACTGAAGCTGCGCAACCCATGGGGCCATTATTCGTGGCGCGGCGATTGGTCGGATGACTCCTCGCTGTGGACCGATGATCTGCGCGATGCTTTAATGCCGCACGGCGCCAGCGAGGGCGTCTTCTGGATCTCGTTTGAGGATGTCCTAAACTACTTTGACTGCATAGATATCTGCAAGGTGCGTTCCGGCTGGAACGAGGTCCGGCTGCAGGGCACACTCCAGCCGCTGTGCTCCATTTCGTGTGTACTGCTCACCGTCCTGGAGCCAACGGAGGCGGAGTTTACGCTTTTTCAGGAGGGGCAGCGCAATTCAGAGAAATCGCAGCGATCGCAGCTGGACCTGTGCGTTGTGATATTTCGCACCAGATCACCGGCAGCGCCGGAAATAGGTCGTTTGGTGGAGCATAGTAAGCGGCAG GTTCGCGGCTTCGTTGGCTGCCACAAGATGCTGGAGCGTGACATCTATCTGCTCGTCTGCCTGGCCTTCAACCACTGGCACACGGGCATCGAGGATCCGCACCAGTATCCGCAGTGCATCTTGGCTATCCACAGCTCCAAGCGCCTGCTTGTCGAGCAGATCAGCCCCTCGCCGCACCTCCTGGCTGATGCCATCATCAGCCTAACCCTGACCAAGGGACAGCGGCATGAGGGGCGCGAGGGCATGACTGCCTATTACCTGACCAAG GGCTGGGCAGGTCTGGTTGTGATGGTGGAGAACCGGCACGAGAACAAGTGGATTCACGTCAAGTGCGACTGCCAGGAGAGCTACAATGTGGTGTCCACGCGCGGCGAACTTAAGACGGTGGACTCGGTGCCTCCGCTTCAAAG ACAAGTGATCATTGTGCTGACGCAGCTGGAGGGCAGCGGTGGCTTTAGCATTGCCCACCGGCTGACCCATCGACTGGCCAATTCGCGCGGCCTCCATGATTGGGGGCCGCCGGGAGCTACGCACTGCCCGCCCATCGAGAATGTCCATGGTCTGCATGCGCCGCGGCTGATCACCTAG